A stretch of DNA from Hydra vulgaris chromosome 03, alternate assembly HydraT2T_AEP:
AAATTACCAAGcataaaaatgattcaaaaattgttatttctgGAACAACACTATCTAcaataaattcagtaaaaatccTTGGCGTCACCCTAGATTCATCACTCTCTATGGACAGGCACATAAACAACACTATTAAATCCAGCAATTACCATATTCGTGCACTTCGCCACATTCGTCCATGTCTGACTAAAGAAGCTGCAAATACAATTGCATGTGGCATTGTTAACACTCAGCTTGACTATTGTAACAGTCTTTTATCTGgtacttatcaaaaaaatattaaaaaactccaACGAATTCAAAATAGCTTATCTCAAATCGTTTTCCATTCTCCTATTCATTTAAATTCAGAAATATTGCTGAAATCTCTTCATTGGTTACCAATAAATCAAAGAATAATCTATAAGATATCAGTTatcacatataaaattttattatctaaatcTCCTGCATATTTATTTGAACTCCTAGAAGTCcgaatttcaaaacaaaaaactagatCATTAGACAGTTGTCAACTTAAACGTCATCAACAAAAAACTTCTCTGGGctcaaattctttttgtatGACTGCACCTCGAATTTGGAATGGTTTATCTATGAACACGCGAAACTCAACCTct
This window harbors:
- the LOC136078668 gene encoding uncharacterized protein LOC136078668, which translates into the protein MFVSPIYPIIAKLGTNHHQYADDTQLYTVINPGIDSINEINVCADAVTKWFLENGLLLNPNKTEAVLFGSRKQITKHKNDSKIVISGTTLSTINSVKILGVTLDSSLSMDRHINNTIKSSNYHIRALRHIRPCLTKEAANTIACGIVNTQLDYCNSLLSGTYQKNIKKLQRIQNSLSQIVFHSPIHLNSEILLKSLHWLPINQRIIYKISVITYKILLSKSPAYLFELLEVRISKQKTRSLDSCQLKRHQQKTSLGSNSFCMTAPRIWNGLSMNTRNSTSLETFKKRYESFINAFPNS